The DNA segment GCGTATCCCCGCCGAAGTCCGCGATGCATACCTGTCAGGCAATTCGGAGACGGTGATCGAGTTCGCGACGGTCGATATGGAGATGGATGCGGTGAGCGCCCTCATCGACCGGCTCAGGAGCGACGTCGTCTGGCTCGAACCGCCGGCAGGACTGGATATTCAGCCCACGGGCAGATCGACGGTATACGGCGACCTCTACGACGGGATCGTCCTCTCAAAAAACCGGATGACCGTCCTCGGCCTCCTCCTGATCGCCATCTTCATGGTCGTCGTATACCGCCGGTTCGACTCCCTGGCGCCGCTCCTTCCTGTCGTCATGATCATCGGGTGGAACAACCTGATCATGTATGCCCTCGATATCGCGTATACCCCGCTCACGGCGTGTCTCGGTTCGATGACCATCGGCCTTGCGATGGACTATACGATCCTGATCCTCGAGCGGTGCAGGGAGGAGATGGGGAGAGGCCTGGAACTCTATGAGGCCATACGCGAAGGTGTGACGAGGATCGGGATCCCCATCACCATATCCGGGCTGACGACGATATTCGGGTTCTCGTCCATGCTCGCGTCTTCGTTCTCTCTCGTCTCGGGGTTCGGGCAGACGACCGTGATCACGATATTCTTCTCGCTCGTCGGCGGCATCATCGTCATGCCCGCGGTCGTCGCCCTGGTGCTGCGCAGGGCTCCGGAGCCTTCCGGGCACCGGAGCGGGGCCGCGGCCGAAACATAGCCCGGCCTGCCTCCCATCCCCCGGCTGCAAATCTATTTGGTTGATAAGCGGCCAGGAGGTGGATGCAGGAGACCCAGAATGAAGCGAAAGATCATCGATATCGACGAGGAGAAATGCACCGGGTGCGGGCTCTGCATACCCGACTGCCCGGAAGGAGCGCTTCAGATCATCGACGGGAAGGCAAGGCTCGTGAGCGACCTCTTCTGCGACGGACTCGGCGCCTGTATCGGGACGTGCCCGGAGGGGGCGATCTGCGTCGTCGAACGGGAGGCCGGGCCGTATGACGAGCGGGCGGTGATGGAAAAGATCGTACCGCAGGGAGAAGGGGTCATCAGGGCGCATCTCGAGCACCTCCTCGGCCACGGGGAGGAGGGGCTGTACCGCGAGGCCGTCGACTACCTGAACGAGAATGCTGTCCCGGTTCCACAGCACGAGACCGCCGGGGGCGGTGCGGCATGCCCGGGTTCCGCTGCGGTGAGCCTTCCGCGAGGGGAGACTGCGGAGGCTGAACGTGCCGGGCGGATAGAGTCGGAACTGAGGCAATGGCCGGTCCAGTTGCAACTCATGAACCCCGCAGCTTCGTACTTCGACGATTCGGATCTTCTCGTCTCCGGGGACTGCGTTCCTTTTGCATACGCGGATTTCCACCGCGACTTTCTGCGCGATAAGGTCGTGATCCTCTTCTGCCCGAAACTGGATTCGGACGTCGAGGGCTACGTCACGAAACTCACGGAAATATTCTCGCGGCATGCGATCCGCTCGATCACCGTCCTGCACATGGAGGTGCCCTGCTGCAGCGGGGTGCGCTACGTCGTGGATCAGGCGCTGGAACGCTCGGGAAAGGAGATCCCGGTAAAAGAGCATACCATACTGATCAGCGGGAGGGTCGCGGAGGAGGGGGAGAGGACGATTCAGCAACGGGGTTCCGGGATGGGTCACGGCCCCGGACCCGGCCTTACCGGCGTGAGACGTACCGGCTCCCCTTCAGGTAAAACCGGAGAGGGAGGTCCGCCGCCTTCGTGATCCCGACCCGGGTCGTCTGTACAATATTTTCCGGCTGGAGTTCCGGGGGGTTCGCGGGTGACCGGACCTGGAGCGGGCCGTCGCGAAGGGAGGTTCCGTTCAGGTCCATGGTGATGCCGAGTGCCTGCGTCAGTTTCCCCGGCCCGCTCGCGAGCGAGAGGGGGTCGTCCGTCCCCCGCCGCGCCTGCATCAGGTCGAGCCCGACAACCGGCTCGAGTGCCCGGACGAGGACGGCCTCCCCCGCGCCCTCCGTCCCCGTCACGACGTTGACGCAGGTGTGCAGGCCGTAGATCCGGTAGACGTAAGCGTGGCCTGCCGGGCCGAACATAACCCGGTTCCTCTTCGTCGTGCCGCGGTAGGAGTGGGCCGCCGGGTCACCCCGGAGGTAGGCTTCGACCTCGACTATCCGGCCCGCCGTCGTCACCTCTTCGCGGTGGACGAGCAGGCATCCCAGCAGGTCTTTTGCGACGGTTACGGTATCCCGTTCGTAGAATGCAGCCGGAAGGGTCATGGAGGTTCTCTTCTCCCTGAAAGGTCTCTTTCCGCCAGCCCATCAAATTTCCGGGTAACGGTCGCCGGCGTTGGGGGCCCGGGGTTGGTATGTCCGCAGGCCCAAAGGTATATAGGCTGGCATACCCATGCCGTTCACCCCCCCTTAGGGGATTGGGCAGCAAACGACCGCGAAAACCCGTCTCGAATGTCCATGGAGGATGGGGCGCTAAGGCGGCCTGACGGCAGCCCGGCGGTGGTGCGGTCGGATGAAATGACTGGCAGTATGGAGGTAGAAACGCATGAATGGATTCAGGTGGGCTATTGCCGTGCTCCTGGTGGCCTCTCTCGTGGGGCTGGCCTGGGGTCAGGTAATGCCTATGGATAACCAGACTCCGGCGGGAGAGAACGTTACTCCTTCAGTGGACGAAAATGTCACTCCCACGATTAACGTAACGATGAACCAGACGCTCGAGGGCAACGCGACCGTCGCGAACGTCACCATCGATGAAGTCGTGAGCGATGGTCCCGGGTGGCTCGTCATCCATAACAACCTGTTCGGCCATCTCGGAGGGGTGATAGGTTTCTCACAGGTCGACCCCGGCACGAACAGCAATGTCACGGTCACGATAGATACTCACGTCGCCATCGACCGGCTCTCCGCCGAGCTCCACAAGGATCTCGGTCAAGAGGGTGTCTTTGAGTATCCGGTTATCGATGGCCCGCAGATGGCCGACGGTCAGCCGGTGACGGCGAACATCAGCGTCACGGCTGAGAATTTTACGGTCAACAACCTGACGGAACTTGCCGGTAATCAGACCCGGTTGCTGGATCAGAACCGGACACCGGACCTGATCCGGAACCAGACCCGGGATCCGACGCTGATGTAGATGCTCCGCCGGTGGGCGGGAATCCGTGTCGAGGAGCGGTGGGGGATAGGCTCCTCCTGCCTGGCACAGTTGTCTTCGCAGAGCCCGGCGGGTGATACGCGGTCTCCCGATCGCTGGAAGACTCCGGATTCCCGCCTGCAGGAGGGGTAGTTCACCGCAAGCGGAAGCCACCGTTGACAACAGGCCTCTCTCCTGTGGTGTTTTTCCCATCGACCCCACTGAAGCGACCTAACGATTAAATACCGGGGGGACCACAAGGAATACTGTTACTACCCTATAGCACCCCTCATCAGGAGGTTTTGGATATGAAGAAAGGATTTGCAATCGATATTGAAACAGAGACCGTAAAGAACACCGAATTCCGAAGGGTTCTTTATACGAGCAATTTCAGCCAGCTCGTGCTGATGCGCCTGAAGCCCGGTGAGGAGATCGGCGCGGAGGTGCATGACGACGTCGACCAGTTCTTCCGGTTCGAGGAAGGGGAAGGAGTTGTCGTGATCGACGGCGTGGAGAACGCCGTCAAGGACGGCAGCGCCGTGATCGTGCCGAACGGCGCGAACCACAACGTGATAAACACCTCAAAGACCGCCGACCTCAAACTCTACACGATCTACTCTCCGCCGGAGCACCGGGACAAGGTCGTGCACAAGACCCGCGCAGAGGCCATGGGGGACGAAGAGCACTTCGACGGGAAGACGACGGAGTGATTCTCTCAGAATCGCTCTAAAACCGGATCTCTTTTTTGTAGTTACGGTTAAAGGCCAGGATGCCTTCAGTCCTCCCGCTCGATCTCGCCGCCCGCCTCCCGGATCGTTCCCTCGATATGCTCCAGGAGGGCGGTGTCGTGGGTGGCGAAGTCGAGCATGGGAAAACCCGCCACGAGGGGGATGGGCTTGAAGATCGCAAGCGGCGCTTCTCCGCTTCTCTCCGGGTTCTCGCCCGGGGCGATGACGGCGGTCGTCCCGTCGCCCCAGACGGCGAGATTCCCGTATCCCTGTGCATCCCAGATCTTCTGGATGAGCTCGCGTGTATGCAGCATTTTCTGTCCCCGGACAAGATGGCGCGGGACGAGGGCATCAACCTTCCGGCACGGCAACGGGGAAAAGATGAGCGGGTTTTCTTTCCCTACTCGACCGGTGGCGCGTCGGTTTCCCGGGTTTCCACAGGGGGCGTTCGCTCTCCTGTAAAGAGGTGGTCGACGCCGAGAAGCGTGTTCACCCATGCCCAGTCGTCGCTGAACTGGAAGATCATCAGGACGATGAGGGTGAGCGGAACGGCAAAGATCATTCCGGCAATGCCGAGCGCCCATCCCCAGAAGATGACCGAGAGAACGACCACGAGGGCGGGGATGTCGAAACGCCTCGATGCAAAGTGCGCGAAGATCGGGTTCTCCACCAGCGCATTCAAGATCGCGACGGCTGCAATCACCGCGACCGCGCCCCAGATCCCGAACTGCAGCCAGGCAAAGAAGATCGCCGGGAGTGCCGCGACGACCAGGCCGATGTAGGGGATGTAGGAGAGGAGAAACGTCAGTATCCCCCAGAGTACTGCCGCGTGCACCCCCATGACCCAGAGGAACGCGCCGAAGAGGAAGCCGTGGACGAGGTTTGCCTCGGTCCTGACGATGACGAAGTCGATCAGGAACCTGCTCATGCGGGAGAACGC comes from the Methanoculleus marisnigri JR1 genome and includes:
- a CDS encoding ATP-binding protein, which gives rise to MKRKIIDIDEEKCTGCGLCIPDCPEGALQIIDGKARLVSDLFCDGLGACIGTCPEGAICVVEREAGPYDERAVMEKIVPQGEGVIRAHLEHLLGHGEEGLYREAVDYLNENAVPVPQHETAGGGAACPGSAAVSLPRGETAEAERAGRIESELRQWPVQLQLMNPAASYFDDSDLLVSGDCVPFAYADFHRDFLRDKVVILFCPKLDSDVEGYVTKLTEIFSRHAIRSITVLHMEVPCCSGVRYVVDQALERSGKEIPVKEHTILISGRVAEEGERTIQQRGSGMGHGPGPGLTGVRRTGSPSGKTGEGGPPPS
- a CDS encoding DNA-3-methyladenine glycosylase, which translates into the protein MTLPAAFYERDTVTVAKDLLGCLLVHREEVTTAGRIVEVEAYLRGDPAAHSYRGTTKRNRVMFGPAGHAYVYRIYGLHTCVNVVTGTEGAGEAVLVRALEPVVGLDLMQARRGTDDPLSLASGPGKLTQALGITMDLNGTSLRDGPLQVRSPANPPELQPENIVQTTRVGITKAADLPLRFYLKGSRYVSRR
- a CDS encoding DUF7282 domain-containing protein, which translates into the protein MDNQTPAGENVTPSVDENVTPTINVTMNQTLEGNATVANVTIDEVVSDGPGWLVIHNNLFGHLGGVIGFSQVDPGTNSNVTVTIDTHVAIDRLSAELHKDLGQEGVFEYPVIDGPQMADGQPVTANISVTAENFTVNNLTELAGNQTRLLDQNRTPDLIRNQTRDPTLM
- a CDS encoding cupin domain-containing protein, yielding MKKGFAIDIETETVKNTEFRRVLYTSNFSQLVLMRLKPGEEIGAEVHDDVDQFFRFEEGEGVVVIDGVENAVKDGSAVIVPNGANHNVINTSKTADLKLYTIYSPPEHRDKVVHKTRAEAMGDEEHFDGKTTE
- a CDS encoding AI-2E family transporter is translated as MSTILLLTAVVFLIIGIQAIAYIITIIAVSMILAMIVYPAAKALQSRGLPEGAAVGVVTIIACLAVLLMCYLVFFSFENLVSAIPLYQQELTARLSEVLAHLDRYGIDTGSFSPSSVNLQGFAGFLSSSAISIADLLLYLFFIAVTTIFMLLEAPRMPGRIRKVTGNRPETVEAFSRMSRFLIDFVIVRTEANLVHGFLFGAFLWVMGVHAAVLWGILTFLLSYIPYIGLVVAALPAIFFAWLQFGIWGAVAVIAAVAILNALVENPIFAHFASRRFDIPALVVVLSVIFWGWALGIAGMIFAVPLTLIVLMIFQFSDDWAWVNTLLGVDHLFTGERTPPVETRETDAPPVE